TCCACGGCAGCGCCAGCAGCATCACCACGCCGACCGCGACCAGCTTGGGGATGAACGTGAGCGTCTGCTCCTGGATCTGGGTCAGCGCCTGGATCAGGCTGATGAGCACGCCCACCAGCAGGGCGGTCAGCAGCAGCGGGGCCGCCACCATGAGCCCGGTGAGCAGCGCGCGGTTGAGCAGTTCGATGGCGAGGCCGGCGGACATGGGCTAGACCTGGAAGCCGGTGACGAGGCGCTGGACCACCAGGGTCCAGCCGTCCGCGAGGACGAACAGCATGAGCTTGAAGGGGAGCGAGATCATCACCGGCGGGAGCATGAACATGCCCATGCTCATCAGCACCGAGGCCACAATGAGGTCCACCACCACAAAGGGCAGGAAGATCACGAAGCCCATCTGGAACGCGGTGCGCAGCTCGCTGGTCACGAACGCGGCGGTGACGGTCAGGATGGGGAGCGCCTCGACGCTGTCGGCCTCCTCCTGGCCGGTCAGCTCGGCGAACATCCCCAGGTCCTTGTCGCGGGTGTTGGCGATCATGAACGTCTTGAGCGGCGCGAGGGCGCGGTGGTACGCCTCGGTCTGGGGCAGCTGGCCGCTCAGGTAGGGCTGGATGGCGTCGGTGTTGGCCTGCTGGATCACCGGCTGCATCACCACGCCGGTCAGCAGCACCGACAGCGCCACCAGCAGCTGGCCCGGTGGCGCGCTCTGGGTCCCGAGCGCCGACCGCACGAAGTGCAGCACGATCAGGATCCGGGTGAAGCTGGTCATCAGCAGGAACATCGCGGGGAGCAGGGTCATCGCCCCCATGAAGACCACCACCCCGACCGCGCCCGAGAGCTGCAGCTGGTCGGCGCCCTGGCCGATGGTGAGCGTCACCTTCGGGGCCACCGGGCCGGTCACCGCCGATGCGGCCGTGGCCGGCCGCGCGGCCGCCTGGGCCCCCGCCGCCGCCGGCGCGAGCAGCAGCAGCGCCACCACCGGCAGGAAGCGGAGGAAGGCCGGCCGCGCCGGGACCGCCGCGGGACGGGCCGCCGGCTCGCCCAGCGCCAGGGCGCGGTCCTCGCCCTCCAGCTCGGTGAGCATCCGGGCGCCGTCTTCCGCGAGGGTCACCACCAGCACCCGGCTTCCCACCTGCACCAGCGCCACCGCGTGCTTGGGGCCGGTGGCCAGGCGGCGCAGCAGCCGGAAGGGCAGCCCCGCCGCGCCGTCGGCCCGGACGGCGCCGGGCACGAAGCGCTTGAGCGCCCACAGTCCGAGCGCCAGCAGCCCGACCGTGACCAGCAGCGAGGCGACCGCGGAGAGCATCAGGCCATCTCCCGGGCCACGGCGGGCTGGTCGTTCCCGGCGACGATGCGGGTGATGCGCACCCCGAAGTGCTCGCCGATCACCACGACCTCGCCCTCGGCCAGCTTGCGGTCGGAGACGAAGATGTCGATCGGCTCGCCGACCATGCGGTCGAGCTGGATCACCGAGCCGTTGCCGAGCTCGAGGACCTCTTGCACCGTCATGTGGGTGCGGCCGAACTCGATCGCCACCGGCAGCGACACGTCGAGCAGGGTCTCCAGCGAGCCGCCGCCGGGGACGGCGGCCAGGCCCGCCGGCCGCGCGGCGGCCGCCGGCGCGAGCTCGGAGAGGTCGGGCGACTTGGGGGCGGCCCCGCCGCCCATCAGCTTGTCGATCTCGTTCTGATCCATGACTACACCAGCCTTCCGCGGGAGGCCTTGGGCGCGCCCTCGAGGCGCTGGGAATGGAGGACGTTGCTGATGCGCAGGCCGACGTAGCGCCGGCTCTGTCCGAGCACGCCGAGGAAGCGGCGCTGGCCCCGGACGTGGAGCTCCACCGGGACGTCGGAGGAATGGCCGGTGTGGATCACCTGGCCCACCTCGAGCCGGCCCACGTCACGCGCCCGGAGCTGGAACATCGGGAACCGGGCCCGCACGTCGAGCCGCGCCGCGCGCAGCGCCTCCTCGATGTGGTGCCGGGCCGCCTCGCGCTCGGCGGGCGAGGTCTTGACGGTGTGGAAGTGCCGGGTGGGCTTCTCCTGCAGGAACGACTCGAGCGAGAGCAGCGGCAAACACATCGTGATCAGCCCGGAGAACGGCCCGGACCGCACCTCGATGTTGCTCACCAGCACGTTGTCCTCGCGGTTGGCGATCTGCAGCGCGTCGGGGGAGGACTCGAAGCCGGTGTAGGCCGGCTGGAAGGCGAGGTGGTCCGCCCACGCCTCCTCCACCAGGCCCCAGACCTTGTCGGCGACGCCGCGCACCACCGCCCGCTCCAGCAGGGTGAGGGGCCGCTTGATCTCCTGCGCCTCGCCCGGCCCGCCGAACAGCCGGTCGATGAGGTGGTAGGAGAAGTCGGTGCCGAGGTCGAGGACGCCCTGGCCGCCGATCTTGTCGCCCAGCTCGTAGACGTAGGCGGCGCACGGGGTGGCCAGCGAGAAGATGAACTCGGCGAAGGTGGCCTGCTCCACGCTGGAGAGCACCACGTCCACCGAGGTGCGCAGCCGCGACGAGAACAGCGCCTGCAGCGACACCGCGATCCGCTGGTAGATGCCGTTGAGCAGCGCCTGCCGGTCCTTCGCGATCCGGGGCGGGCGCAGGAAGTTGTACGGGATGACCTCGAGCGCCTGGTCGGGCATCGCCACCGGCGCGGCGCCCTTGAGCAGGCTGTCGATGTCCTTCTGGGAGAAGACGTCGGCCATCAGATGCTCACTGGATGACGAACTGGGGGAGGAACACCTTCACGGGCACCTTCGGGCCGACGATCGTCCCGGCCGCCACCGCGATCCGCGCCTTGAGCGTGTCGCGCACCCCCGGGGCCGTCAGCTGGGCCAGGGTCATGCTCTCCACCAGGCCGGTCACCTTGTCCCGCATCTCCACTTCACGATCCTGCAGGACCTTGTGCGCCTCCTCGTTGCCCACCGAGATCGCCACGCTGAGCATCAGGAAGCGGCTGCCCTGCGACCCCGCCGGGTTGACCACGATGTTGCTCAGCTCGATGAACTTCTTCTCCCCCTCGCCCCCGCCGTGCTCCCCTTCCGCGGGGGCGCCGTGCTCCCCTTCCGCCGCCGCCTCACCCCCCGCGGCGGAGTCGGCGTGGGCCGCGGCCGGCTGCTGCCGCGCGATGATCTTCGGCGCCACCACGAGGCTCGCCGCGAGGCCGCCGAGCAGTGCCCCGCCGAACGTCAGGGCCGCGATCAGCCCGGTCTTCTTGCCGCCTTCCGGCGCCGCGCCCTCGGCCGGCACCGCCGCTGCTTCCGCCATCGTCGCCTTCTCCCAGGTGGACAGGATCACCGGAACGGTGGAACCTCTGCGGTGGGGAAAGGCAACGCGCGTACCATCCCGTGGCACGGGGCCAAGTGGTTGCGCGGCAATGCCTTGGTGTTTTGGACGGTGGCGGATCGGCGCCGGGGAGGAACTTTGTGCCGAGCCCGCGGGGCGGGAGTTGCCGGGGGAGGAAACGGGTGCGGGGCGGCGCTGGTGCGCCGCCCCGCGGGGTGCCGGCCTTCGCTTCGCTGACCGCCGGACGCCGGCGACCCGCCCGCCCGGGCCCGGCCACCCCCGGACGGGGGGCGCCGGCCCGGCGCCTGCCTACCGCTTGAGGTTCACCAGTTCGGTGAGCATCTCGTCGGCGGTGGTGATCACGCGGGCGTTGGCCTGGAAGCCGCGCTGCGCGATGATCATGTTGGTGAACTCCTCCGACAGGTCCACGTTCGAGCTCTCCAGCGCGCCCGGCGTGATCGTGGACTGGTTGCTGGTCCCCGAGAAGCCGATGATCGAGCTCCCGGAGTTGGCCGACTCGCCGTACATGTTGTTGCCGGCGCGGAGCAGGCCCGTCGGGTTGTTGAACGAGGCCAGGGCGATCTGGGCGAGCGTCTGGTTGACGCCGTTGGTGAAGTAGCCCGTGATCACGCCGCGCGAGTCGACGCTGATGTCCTGCAGGTTCCCCATCGGGTAGCCGTCCTGGCTCGAGGCCACCGCGTTGGACGCGCTGGCGAACTGGGACAGGCCGTTGATGTCGCCGAGGACGCCGGAATCGAGCTGCAGGTCCACCGGGGCGGTGGCACCGCTGCCGGGATCGAACTGGAGGCTGTTCGCCCCGCCGTTGTAGGCGAAGGTCTCGAGCCGCCCGTCGGTGTCGAAGGTGACGAACCCGCTCCCGCCGCCGGTGATGGCCGCCGGCGAGGGCACGCTGGCATCCCACAGCCAGCGGTTGGGCGCCGTCGGGTCCTTGGTGAACGTCATGGTGAGGCTGATCGGGGTGCCGATCGAGTCGTACACCGTGATGGCCGCCTGGTGGGTCACGTCGCTCGCCGCCTGGCGCTCGACGTAGTTGCCCGGCCGGCTGTCGAAGACGGCGTTGAAGCTGGTGGCCCCCGCGGCCGCCGAGCGGATGTTCACGCCGGTGAGGGCGTTCACCAGGCCGCCGTCGCCGTTGATGGTCATGGCGCCGGTGGTCGGGTCGATCCCCGCCCCGGTGATGTTGGTCAGGTTGAGCGTGGTCCCGATCTGGGCCAGGAGCTGGCTGTAGGTGGTGCCCGCGGCCACGGCGAGGCTGCCCGAGGTCACGGCGGTGCCGCCCTTGTTGCCGTCGATGAGGACGGTGTCGCCCGCGCCCAGGCCGAGGCTTTGCCCGGTGCCGTTGCGCAGGTTGGTGACCAGGTCGGTCGCGACCGCGATGTGGCTGAACTGGTCGGTCGAGGACGTGGCCGCCGCGGCCAGCGTGCCGTTGGCGGAGCCCAGCGCCTTGAGCAGCGCCGGGTTGGAGCTGTCGATGTCGAGCGTGATGCCGGCGATCGCGGTGAAGTCGAGCGCGCCGGTGCTGTTGTTCTGCGCGGCCGTAAGGGTGTTGAACCCGGCGGCCCCGAAGTCGTTGTTGATCTCGCCCACGAGGTCCTTGAGCGAGTGGAAGTCGAGCGTGCCCACGCCGGTGTCCGCGTTGACGTAGGTGTACGTCCGCGCGTTGGTCCCGTCGCTGATGGTCACGGTGGTGCTGTCCGGCACCATGCCGAAGATCCCGCCGTTGGCCGCGCCGGAGGCGTAGAGGCCGCTCAGGTCGGACCCGAGGCCACCGTTGCTGCTGGCCTGCTCCACCCCGTAGACCCTGCCCTGGGTGGCCAGGATGGTGCCCAGCGGTTGCGCCCGGGCGTCCAGGTTGCCGGTCATGGTCACCGAGGTGGTGGCCCGCGCCGGCGACTTCTTGCCGAACGGCAGCGCGATGTCGGTGATCGCCGAGCCGGTGGACAGCACGCCGTCGGAGTCCGCGTTGATGCCCTGGACCTTGAAGCCGTTTGCCGGCGACACCATGCGGCCGTTCGCGTCGAGCTGGAAATTGCCCGCGCGGGTGAAGTAGTTGCGGCTGCCGTCGCTCAGCACGAACAGGCCGTCGCCCTGGATCGCCAGGTCGGTGTTCTGGCCGGTCGACTCGAGGTTGCCCTGCGCGAAGTTCTGGTCGATGCTCCCGATCTTGCTACCGAGGCCGATCTGGATCGGGTTGACGCCGCCGAGGTCGCCCGGCGGACGGGACGCGCCCTGCAGCAGCTGCGCGAAGGCCTCGGCGAACGTCACCCGTGACGACTTGTACGCCACGGTGTTCACGTTGGCAATGTTGTTGCCGATGACGTCCATGCGGGTCTGGTGGTTGCGCAGACCCGAGACGCCGGCGAAGAGCGACCGCATCATGGCTGGACTACTCCGTCGGTGAAGGGATGATGCGGGCTCTGCTCGCGGCGGCCAGCGCCGCCGCGCCCGCGGGCGCCTGCTCGACTTCCACGACATTGTCGAGCGGGAAGGTGAGTGTGCCGGACTTGAGGATCACGGTGCCCCCCTGGAAGGAGACCCCGTCCACGATGCCGGCCGTGTACGTCTGCACCGGGACGTCCGACCCGGCCAGGCTCGTCGCCGTGACCTTGTAGGTGTACGTCCCGGCGGGCAGGCTGCCGAGCGTGAGCACCTGCCGGCCCGCGGTGCGGAAGCCCATCTCCTTGCTGAGGACTTCCTTGCCGTCGGCATCGTAGACGGTGACCTTGGTCTTGCCGCCGCCGGTGCCGACGTCGATCGTCGCGGTGGCCTTGCCATCGCTCCCCACCGCGAGCGTCTCCCCGGCCGCCAGCACCTGCCGGCCGATGAACGACGCCCCCAGGTCCGCCTTGAGGGCCAGGGTGGTCAGCGCGGTGGTGTCGGTCTGCCCCGCGAGGATGTCCTCGATGTTCTGCATCCGCTCCAGGCTGGTGAACTGCGCCAGCTGGCTGGCAAACTCCTCGGGCTTCGAGGGGTTGATCGGGTCCTGGTACCGCAACTGGGTGATGAGCAGCTTCAGGAACTCGCTCTTGCCCAGCTCCGCGCTGCCGGTCCCCGTGCGGGTCCCGGTGTCCGAGGTGGTCGTGGGCCCGGCCGTGAAGCGCGCGCCCGTGATGGCCTGCAGCATGTGCTCCTACTCCTTCCGGCGATCGTTCAGATCGCGCTCGCGGGGCCGCTGGTGCGGATGGCGCTGGCCATCCCCCTGCCGTTCCCCATCCCGTCGCCCGGTTCCCTGGCGCTGATCGCCCGGCGGCTGGTCCGTGCCGCTGGAGGAGCGAAGCTCGTGTGGCGCGACCGGCTGGCCGGCGCCCCACGGCAGCGCCCCGTCCCCTCGCCCGGCCTGCACCGTCACTTTCGCGTCCGTGAAGCCCTGGCGCACCAGGGCGGCCTGCAGTTCGTCCATCCGCTGTTCCAGCTGTCGCGCCGACGTGCTGTCCGGCGGGAGGATCGTGGCGCGGACCTGGTCACCCAGGACCGCGACCCTGATCCGGGTCTGGCGTCCATCGCTGTCCGCCACCTGCAGCGTCACGCGGTCGGCAGCTCCTGCCGGTCGTCCGCGCTCCACCCATGCCTCGCGCAACTCGTGTGCCTCGCGCACGCCGCCGCGTTCCGCACCCTCCGCGGCGCGCGCGGCGCGCAGGCTCCCGTCAGGCCCATGCGCGGAACCGCGTGCCCCGGCGTCACTTGGCGCCGGCTCGGCCGTACGCTCCTCGCGGTCCCGGCGCGCGGCGCGCGGTGCGCCACCCGACGCCGTCACAGGAAGCTCCTGCCGGTCACTCGGCAGATCTGGCGCCGGCCGCGCCGTCGGTCGTGCCGCGACCGCCTCACGCAGCGCCCGGCTTGTCGGCTCAAAGCCGGTCAGGTCGGCGCGCCCCACCCGGGTCGGCGCCCGCTCCACGACGAGGCGATCCACCGGCGCCGCCACCGTGTCACCATCGTCCGCGGCACCGGCCGGGGCGGGGGCGCGTGGCCGACGATCCACCGGCGCTCCGCGCTCCACCGGCTCCCGCGAAACAGTCACCTTCGGCGCCGCCACCCCCGTGGCCGGGTCGCTGACGGTCGGCGTCGCCGCCTTCCCGGCGGCCTCCCCGGCGGTGGCAGGGTCCGGCAGTTCGGCTCGCCCCACCCCCGTGGACCGGCCCTGCCCCATGGTCACCCGCACCGCGGCGATCTCGGCGCCCTCGAGGGTGCGGCCGAGCGCCTCCATGAGCGCCTCGACGGCGGGCACCGTGGGCGCCGCGCGCATGACGCCGCCGGATGCGCCCGCGGGGAAGGCCGAACCCGAGGCCATCGCGGAAGCACCGCCCTGCGGCGCTCCGCGGGGTTCCGCCCGGGGCGGAGCCCCCACCACCCGTGTCCGAGGCACGGCGGGAGCACTCCCCTCCGGCTGCTCGAGGTTGCGCCGCGCCCGCGCAATCAGTGCCTCGGCCTCATCCTCCTCGGCCGCCGGCGGCCGCCCCGCCCGGTCCAGCGGGCTCACGGGCGGCGCCGCCACGGGCACCCTGGCCGTCGGCAGCGGGTCAGACACCACCGCCTCGCCTCGTGCGCGGCCGTCTGCGGTCGCCGTGGCGGGCTCGCGCTCGTCCGCGGCCTCCTCGCGCGCCGGCCGCGCGGCTGTGGCCGCCAACCCGGTCGAGGCCTCCGGCGCCATTCGCTCCACCGGCATCGCGGCACGCCGCGCGGCGTTCCACGCAGCCGGAAGCGGCGCCGGCTGCGGCACGGCGCGCTCACCGGTCAGCGGCACCGGCGTGCCCACCACGGGGGGCACCGACCCGCTCGCCGGAGTGGAGCTGGCGGGCGCCGTGTGCGGCGCGCGCCTGGGTCTGGGCTCGCCGACGGTGGCCGCCCCGATCGCCGGACTGCGCACCGCGGCCACGGGGTCGGCCAGCGGGGGGACGCTCACCTGGGGCGGCGGCGCTGCGCCCACCCCGGGCTCCGCGGGCGCTGGCGGAGCACTCGGCGCTCCCAGGTCCGCAGGGGCGGGCCGCGCGTCCGCGTCGGCGCGGAAGGTCGTTCCGGCGTCGACGTGGCCGGCCGCGGCGGGCGTGGTCACCGTCGTCACCGGGACCGTCGTCCGCCCCCGCGCGATCTCCCCGGCCAGGCGCGGCGCCGGACGCTCCGACTCCAGCAGTGCCAGCGCACGCGCCGTCGCGCGGGCGTTCCGTGCCGCCTTCGAGGCGCGTTCGGGACTTGCATCCCGTGCCGTGGCCGGCGCACCAGCAGCCAGCGAGCGCTTCGTGCCCGTCGGGACAGGCCCGGCCCCTGCCCCGTCTTCCTGCCGGGGCCGCGATGCGCCGGAGGGGCGCCCGGTGGGTACCGGTGCGCGGGGGCCGCCGTCCGGCGCCTCCGTCGTGGGAGTCGGGTCGGCCTTCCCGGTGGCGCCCGGGGTCTCGGCGCCACTGTCCACCGATGAGGCGGTGGTGGCATCGCCTTCGTCCGCCCCGTCCGCGTCCGCCTGCTCTGCCATCGGCGGCGGCTCGAGCGCCACGGGCACGGCGGCCGCCAGCGGCACCTGCGGCGCGATTCCGGCCTGCAGTGCCGCCGTGAGCGCGGCGGTGAAGAGCCCCGGGTC
The Gemmatimonadota bacterium DNA segment above includes these coding regions:
- a CDS encoding T9SS type A sorting domain-containing protein — its product is MLQAITGARFTAGPTTTSDTGTRTGTGSAELGKSEFLKLLITQLRYQDPINPSKPEEFASQLAQFTSLERMQNIEDILAGQTDTTALTTLALKADLGASFIGRQVLAAGETLAVGSDGKATATIDVGTGGGKTKVTVYDADGKEVLSKEMGFRTAGRQVLTLGSLPAGTYTYKVTATSLAGSDVPVQTYTAGIVDGVSFQGGTVILKSGTLTFPLDNVVEVEQAPAGAAALAAASRARIIPSPTE
- the fliN gene encoding flagellar motor switch protein FliN, with translation MDQNEIDKLMGGGAAPKSPDLSELAPAAAARPAGLAAVPGGGSLETLLDVSLPVAIEFGRTHMTVQEVLELGNGSVIQLDRMVGEPIDIFVSDRKLAEGEVVVIGEHFGVRITRIVAGNDQPAVAREMA
- a CDS encoding flagellar hook-basal body complex protein, with translation MMRSLFAGVSGLRNHQTRMDVIGNNIANVNTVAYKSSRVTFAEAFAQLLQGASRPPGDLGGVNPIQIGLGSKIGSIDQNFAQGNLESTGQNTDLAIQGDGLFVLSDGSRNYFTRAGNFQLDANGRMVSPANGFKVQGINADSDGVLSTGSAITDIALPFGKKSPARATTSVTMTGNLDARAQPLGTILATQGRVYGVEQASSNGGLGSDLSGLYASGAANGGIFGMVPDSTTVTISDGTNARTYTYVNADTGVGTLDFHSLKDLVGEINNDFGAAGFNTLTAAQNNSTGALDFTAIAGITLDIDSSNPALLKALGSANGTLAAAATSSTDQFSHIAVATDLVTNLRNGTGQSLGLGAGDTVLIDGNKGGTAVTSGSLAVAAGTTYSQLLAQIGTTLNLTNITGAGIDPTTGAMTINGDGGLVNALTGVNIRSAAAGATSFNAVFDSRPGNYVERQAASDVTHQAAITVYDSIGTPISLTMTFTKDPTAPNRWLWDASVPSPAAITGGGSGFVTFDTDGRLETFAYNGGANSLQFDPGSGATAPVDLQLDSGVLGDINGLSQFASASNAVASSQDGYPMGNLQDISVDSRGVITGYFTNGVNQTLAQIALASFNNPTGLLRAGNNMYGESANSGSSIIGFSGTSNQSTITPGALESSNVDLSEEFTNMIIAQRGFQANARVITTADEMLTELVNLKR
- a CDS encoding flagellar basal body-associated FliL family protein, translated to MILSTWEKATMAEAAAVPAEGAAPEGGKKTGLIAALTFGGALLGGLAASLVVAPKIIARQQPAAAHADSAAGGEAAAEGEHGAPAEGEHGGGEGEKKFIELSNIVVNPAGSQGSRFLMLSVAISVGNEEAHKVLQDREVEMRDKVTGLVESMTLAQLTAPGVRDTLKARIAVAAGTIVGPKVPVKVFLPQFVIQ
- the fliP gene encoding flagellar type III secretion system pore protein FliP (The bacterial flagellar biogenesis protein FliP forms a type III secretion system (T3SS)-type pore required for flagellar assembly.), with product MLTELEGEDRALALGEPAARPAAVPARPAFLRFLPVVALLLLAPAAAGAQAAARPATAASAVTGPVAPKVTLTIGQGADQLQLSGAVGVVVFMGAMTLLPAMFLLMTSFTRILIVLHFVRSALGTQSAPPGQLLVALSVLLTGVVMQPVIQQANTDAIQPYLSGQLPQTEAYHRALAPLKTFMIANTRDKDLGMFAELTGQEEADSVEALPILTVTAAFVTSELRTAFQMGFVIFLPFVVVDLIVASVLMSMGMFMLPPVMISLPFKLMLFVLADGWTLVVQRLVTGFQV
- a CDS encoding flagellar motor switch protein FliM — encoded protein: MADVFSQKDIDSLLKGAAPVAMPDQALEVIPYNFLRPPRIAKDRQALLNGIYQRIAVSLQALFSSRLRTSVDVVLSSVEQATFAEFIFSLATPCAAYVYELGDKIGGQGVLDLGTDFSYHLIDRLFGGPGEAQEIKRPLTLLERAVVRGVADKVWGLVEEAWADHLAFQPAYTGFESSPDALQIANREDNVLVSNIEVRSGPFSGLITMCLPLLSLESFLQEKPTRHFHTVKTSPAEREAARHHIEEALRAARLDVRARFPMFQLRARDVGRLEVGQVIHTGHSSDVPVELHVRGQRRFLGVLGQSRRYVGLRISNVLHSQRLEGAPKASRGRLV
- the fliQ gene encoding flagellar biosynthesis protein FliQ → MSAGLAIELLNRALLTGLMVAAPLLLTALLVGVLISLIQALTQIQEQTLTFIPKLVAVGVVMLLALPWMVRELVGYITQTFNLLPGLVG